Part of the Canis lupus baileyi chromosome 27 unlocalized genomic scaffold, mCanLup2.hap1 SUPER_27_unloc_3, whole genome shotgun sequence genome is shown below.
ATCCTGTGCCTAGTACCCATAGCCACACAGATGCCCACTGGTCTCTATCCAGTGAGTGGTCTGGCAGGGGTCAGGTGCCCTGAGGGCATCGACATTGTGGTTAGCGGAAAGTGTTGGCAGGCTCGGTACAGCCGAAGAAGTCAGGGCCCACGAGGCGGGGGAAGCCCTCCAAGGCCTTCACCTTCACGGGGTCGAACTTCCAATAGAGGCGACCTCGCAGAAAGTAGGCATAGCCTGAGGAGAGAGGAAGGTCAAGCTGGGGTGAGTAGACAATGGGCCCTGCACCTGCCAGTCAGGCTGTGCCCAGGGACAAGCACAGGGGGAGGTCAGATTGCTAGGGCTTGACTACTGTTGTACTCGAAACTTGTAGGCCCCGGCGTGGCCATTGACTTTCCATCCTTCTGAATCCTACCTGTGCACTGTGGTCTGATCTGGGCTATTATCCAGCTTAACAGATGCCTGGAGTCTCAGAAACTcaatccccaccccccaggaaaGCAAGTagtcttccccttcccccatcaGTCTACTGCTGTACCTGCCAGCCAGACTACAGACAGACATCCCAAGGCAAGGTGGACGCACAGGTGACCAAGAGCCCCAGAGCCACCACAGCATTGCTCTGCTAGCAGGTCCCAATGTGGGAGAGCCCAGAAGCAAGGTTGAGGGTACAGGGGAGAAAGTACGGGACTGTAAATCAATCCCACTCTACTCCTTTGAGATTGTGGGAGGCCAGCCAGGTGGTtcggtggggaggagcagggactgCCTGGGTGGGAGGCCTGGCTCCCCACTGTGCACCTGATTGGCCCAGTTAGGGACTTCATCACCTGAACTGCTGTTAGCCCCTCTGGAAACTGGCTTCATGGCACGGGTGATGTCAAAGGGCTGTTCTGAGAACTGCATGAGACACTTAAGGAGCTTAGCGCTGTGCCTAGAACATCATCGGTCCTCGGTGTGTGGCAGTTACTATTTTACCAGCGATGATGGAGGGACCTGGGCAGGTCTCTGGccctcagtcttcccatctgtAGCACGGGGGCATAGCACTGCCCCGGCACAAGGGGGAGGGTGGATGGGGAAAGCACTGGACAGAGGACCTGCGACGAGGAGCTAATGCCCAACCACCACCAAATGAGAGATGTGGTTCTTGTACTGCTGGTACCAGCCACTCCACCCCGACGCACCATCAGCATCCCGGAAGGCGGCATCAATCTCAGAGGGCACCCCTCGCCAGTCAGTGGCCCGGCGGGGCACGGGGCTGTCTACACGGCGGGTGCTAAGGTGGAAGCGCCAGTAGTCTCTGCCTCCGAAGAAGTAGATCTTGTTCTTCTCGGGGCCCCAGGCCAAGGCGGCCTGGATGGGGGACCCTAGCAGGCCCAGCTCAGAGAGAGGTGCAGGGCCCAGGACTGGCTTCTCTCCATTGTACACCCAATACTGAGCACCTGCAGGAGAGGGGAGGCTGCAACGGGTGTGCCCAACTGTGGCACCCGGCCACCACCACAGacttctcagcctcagtttccttgtccgTAAAACACTCGGGCCAGTAATCCTGCTCGGCACCCTTATCCCCAGAGGGAAGTTTTAGACCAGTGGGGATAAGCTGCAGAGACGCATGCTCTGGGAGGTACCATACGAGAGGTTTTTCTAAACAGGAAGGAGGCCTCCTGACCTCCCATTCCTTCCCCAGCACTTAGCTACCTGTGACAAGTGCTTCTGATCAGTCCCTGGGCCGCACCCAAGCTTGGGCCTCTGTTGATGAGGTCCCTGCCACCTAGAATGTTCCAGGCTCTTGTCTCTCCTAGTTGAAAGTTATAGCACAGGCTCTGGGGTTGCCAGAACTGGACCAAATTCCTGCTCTGCCTTTTCTAAACCCTCAGGCGAGTCACTTCACCACATCTTTAGAGACCTCCTCTCTAAAGCAGGCATACTGATCCCAAGTACACCCCCTAGGATGGCTTCGAGGGTTGAATGCACCGATGCATGGCCCACTGTGTAACACCCTCAATGCTATTCCCATCTTGAGAGCCACCTCCTCTGGGAGCCTCCCAGGTGCACCCAGAGAAGTAAGCCACACTCCCTTGGCCCTCCAGCTTCAGGGCACCCTCCCACTGCCCATTAGGTCTGTCTGACTGTCCCTATCCTTGGCCATGATGTTCCTGGCTCCTGGACGTCTCCTGAGCATGAAACCCAGTACCCCTCACCCTGAAAGAACCAGATGTGGCCCTGGGCATCTTCGAAGGCTGCATCCACGGGGCTGGGCAGTCCCTGCCAGTGACGAGAAGCTAGTGCAGGATAGCCAGGCTGCAGCCGGCCCCCACGCAGCCGCCACACGAAGCCCGCCTTGAAGAAGAAGAGCTCGCCACGGATGGTGGAGACTGCATCAAAGGTGATCTCACAGGCATCTGGTGGGGCTTCCGGCTGGCGTAGGAGAGAAGGGCTGAGAAAGAGCCCACATTGGAGCCACAGAAACCAGAGGGTGAAGGGAGCTGGGAGCAGGGTCTCACCTCCAGTGGGGCAATCTCGTTAGTGTCCACACCTGCCTGGGGGCCCACGGCTGGGGGCCTGGAGGTAGGGGCTGTCCGGGGTTGGCCATAGAGGTGCTGGATGCCTCTGCGGTCATCTGGGCTGAGGCTCAGTGGGTAGCGGAAGGTGTAGAAAGGGGACATGAGTGCCTTAGCAGCTGTCGTGTGCTGCAGCCCCAGCGTATGGCCAAACTCGTGGGCGGCCACCTGCAGGAGGTCTGTACCTGAAAAAGGGAGATAGCCCGGAAATTCCCAAGCTTCCTGCCGCAAGACACCCAAGCTCCAGAGCCCAGCTCAAGGACCTGTCCCCATTCGCTGTGATCTTCAGTGGtcccatctggaaaatgggtcCCCTGCCCATACCCTGGTTGTTCCCGATTGTCCAAGTCTCGTCATAGTCGAAGTGGACATCTCCTTCTCGATGGGTCTTGGGGAAAAAGGCATGAGCCAGGATGCCCCCAGGCCCGTCGAATGGCAGGTTGTCCCCATGCCAGTACCTGTGGGTAGGTGGGGCAGAGTCAGTGGCCACTGACAGGTGGGGCTAGTTCCTGGTGGGGTCTTAGGCCACTGGTTCACCTGGTGAAGTCGATCATGATGTCAGCACGACCCTCATGCACCTCGGTGAAGGTGAGTGGTGTCACCTCGCTCCACACCTGTAGGGCCTCTGCCACCGTCTGCCGCACCTGCTCCCGTACCAGCTGCCATGGGAACCGGAGGAtcctggggggaggaggaggggcctggGCCTTGCTTGGGACAGCCCTCTGATGACTGTTGGGCCAGGAAATGCCCCTCAGTGTTCAGAGGGGATGCATGAATGTGGGACACAAGCCCGGTGTGCTCTGGGCTTCAGCTTCCACATGGGAACATCTTTGTGTGGGTTTGTATGTCCTTTGGTACCCACAGGTGTCTGCATTTGGTGGAAAGAATGCAGAATCAGGGGCCCCAAGACCCACCTTCTAGACCTGATTGTGCTACTTACTGTGGGGAGACCCTGGTCCCTTGACCCCATCTCGGTTTCGATTCCCCACCCAGGGCATTTCTGAGGTCCGATCTGTGTGACACATCATCCTTCACATGCCTTCTGTCCCGGGGCCAACTTCCCACCCGCAGGACAAGCCTCAGCTTCTGCATCACTCCCAATGTTACCTGTCCTGCTCGCTCACCACTGTTCCCACCCACGCGGATCCTGAGCTCTGGTGGTAGGTCTGAACAATGATCCTTCATTTACCAGAGTCCCAGGGCCCGGCACTTATTAGGTCCCCAATAGAGGTTGCCTGGGCAACCAAAGGCCATGCCCTATATGTCAATGGAGCCACCCAGTGTGTGCTGAGATTTTTCACATGTTAACAGAGCTACTGCCCCTCTGCTGTGGGCAGGCATAGCTGTGAGAGGGTGTTGTCTGTGTGTGCATCTAAGTTGGGGTTTAGGGAGTTGGTCCACAGATGGTTCGGGGGTCAGCGGACACACAAGTCTGTTAACCACAAAGATCTAGCTCCAAGACATGTCTCAAGAAGCAGAAGAGGGTGGCAgttcacacacaaacacacaggtaGAGGTCTAGAGCCTGCTCCCACAGCCGCTGGCCCCTACCTGTAGGTGAGGTCCGTTTTATCCCAGCGCCCGCCTGACAGCACGAAGCGCTTTTGTCGGTTGCGGGCACTCAGCCCATCAGGCGGGTCAGGCACACCGCAGCGGGGAGGCCTGGGGCTGCTGGCAGGCTGGGGAGTGTCCTGGGCAGTAGGGGCAGGTACCAGGCTGCTGGGACCAGCTTCATGCCAAGGCTGTGGCCCCCTCCTCACAGGGTGGCGGCGGTGTGCATCCTGGGCAGGAGAAAGGATCCAAAGGCTTCATCAGGCCCTGGGTCCTCATGGCCCATCAGCATATCCATGCTCAACCCCAGCCTACCTTGTGGATGGTCAGACTGAGGGTGAGGTGTGCAAGCCATCACACGGCAGGGCCCTTTGGCACGGACTGGCTCAGATTTCCTGAGGCCTTGTTCTGAGGCATCCTGCTgccttcctgccccctcctggAGTGTTTGGGCTGCCTATGCAGCCACTTGGGTCAGAAAGGTCTGGGTCAGGGGTGTAGCGTCTGACTACTCTCCGCACGCACCCAGGAATAGATCCTACAAAGCTTTCTAGGAAAGTTCAGGCAAGGTCCTGCTGCTCCCCTACTGGCCCTGAGCCCAGCCAAcaccttttctgctttctttcttcctgtcccCCCTCCACCCATCCCCACCAACTCTGCCCTCTCCAATTAACCTCAGTGGGCTCTTACCCAGGATACCCACCACCACCGCTCCCCAGTGTAGAAGAGCTGTAGCCCCGCAGTGTAGCCTTGATTTGCTTACCTGACAAATGGGGATAATACCTCCCCAGTGTTGATCCATGCTTGGGCAGGGGGGAACAATTACCAGGTGCCCAGCCCCCACCTAGCCCTGCCCTGCTGGAACCCCAGCACTACAGATGGAGATCCTGACCTGGAGTCTCCACCCACTGCACAATCCAGGGCCGAGGTCGCAGTTCTCAAGCCTGAAACAAGCAGAAGCTTGGAGAGGTTGGGAAACCCTTTGAGGTCACTCAGCAAGGGCATGGCAGGGCCAGATGAGGACTCTGGTGTCCCAGGCAGGAGGCGAAGGCTAGGCTTGGGATACTAAGCAAAGCTGGAAAGGCACGGAGCCATGCCGTCTGTTAGAGACTAAGCACCCATCTGGTCTGGGACTGACTGGTTTGGGCGGCTGGGGCCTCCCCACAGCCATATTTGGGGTGGGAGCCAGGCCACCCAGGCTCCACCCTCACCCTTAGCCTCTGGCAGCTCTCCCAGGCCCTAGGCATCCCAGGGCTCTGATCGTCGTGCTAGCAGCCCCAGTCTCCCAATTCTGGAGCTACCAATTACTCAACCTCTCAGAGACACCCAGACTCAACCCCAAGGACACCCCACTTGGGGTCTTCTGAACATGTAGGGGCACAGCTACCTGGGGTACGAGAAAAAGCCTGGACCAACCTTTTACTTTCAGAGCTTGTTTACTGAATGGTTAGTTTGTTACTTGGCAAAGCCCAGCCTCCCTGCGTCGTAGGTTCCGGTGGATACTGGACTTACAGCCAGTTAAGTCCTTACCACTTGCCGTTCACCTGTATCTAGACTAGGGCCCCACCAACAGCTCCACAGACATGCTCTTAGCTTCTGATGGGATCTCTCTCTAACTCCACTCTCATCATCCCCCACTTCTCAGATGAGAAGACAGAGCCtagagaagttaagcaacttgcccaggtAACAGCTGGCAGGTGGTAGGCTTTCTGTGCTCACAACCCACTCCCTACCTGCTACCTCTGTTGTGCTCTTCAGGCTGGAGCCACCCTTCCCCTGACAGCTCTCACCAAGAGAA
Proteins encoded:
- the MMP11 gene encoding stromelysin-3 isoform X2; this translates as MARAPRLRGAALRALLLPLLLLLLPPPPLLAWAPRPPDAHRRHPVRRGPQPWHEAGPSSLVPAPTAQDTPQPASSPRPPRCGVPDPPDGLSARNRQKRFVLSGGRWDKTDLTYRILRFPWQLVREQVRQTVAEALQVWSEVTPLTFTEVHEGRADIMIDFTRYWHGDNLPFDGPGGILAHAFFPKTHREGDVHFDYDETWTIGNNQGTDLLQVAAHEFGHTLGLQHTTAAKALMSPFYTFRYPLSLSPDDRRGIQHLYGQPRTAPTSRPPAVGPQAGVDTNEIAPLEPEAPPDACEITFDAVSTIRGELFFFKAGFVWRLRGGRLQPGYPALASRHWQGLPSPVDAAFEDAQGHIWFFQGAQYWVYNGEKPVLGPAPLSELGLLGSPIQAALAWGPEKNKIYFFGGRDYWRFHLSTRRVDSPVPRRATDWRGVPSEIDAAFRDADGYAYFLRGRLYWKFDPVKVKALEGFPRLVGPDFFGCTEPANTFR
- the MMP11 gene encoding stromelysin-3 isoform X1; amino-acid sequence: MARAPRLRGAALRALLLPLLLLLLPPPPLLAWAPRPPDAHRRHPVRRGPQPWHEAGPSSLVPAPTAQDTPQPASSPRPPRCGVPDPPDGLSARNRQKRFVLSGGRWDKTDLTYSHQRAVPSKAQAPPPPPRILRFPWQLVREQVRQTVAEALQVWSEVTPLTFTEVHEGRADIMIDFTRYWHGDNLPFDGPGGILAHAFFPKTHREGDVHFDYDETWTIGNNQGTDLLQVAAHEFGHTLGLQHTTAAKALMSPFYTFRYPLSLSPDDRRGIQHLYGQPRTAPTSRPPAVGPQAGVDTNEIAPLEPEAPPDACEITFDAVSTIRGELFFFKAGFVWRLRGGRLQPGYPALASRHWQGLPSPVDAAFEDAQGHIWFFQGAQYWVYNGEKPVLGPAPLSELGLLGSPIQAALAWGPEKNKIYFFGGRDYWRFHLSTRRVDSPVPRRATDWRGVPSEIDAAFRDADGYAYFLRGRLYWKFDPVKVKALEGFPRLVGPDFFGCTEPANTFR
- the MMP11 gene encoding stromelysin-3 isoform X3, with the translated sequence MDQHWGGIIPICQDAHRRHPVRRGPQPWHEAGPSSLVPAPTAQDTPQPASSPRPPRCGVPDPPDGLSARNRQKRFVLSGGRWDKTDLTYSHQRAVPSKAQAPPPPPRILRFPWQLVREQVRQTVAEALQVWSEVTPLTFTEVHEGRADIMIDFTRYWHGDNLPFDGPGGILAHAFFPKTHREGDVHFDYDETWTIGNNQGTDLLQVAAHEFGHTLGLQHTTAAKALMSPFYTFRYPLSLSPDDRRGIQHLYGQPRTAPTSRPPAVGPQAGVDTNEIAPLEPEAPPDACEITFDAVSTIRGELFFFKAGFVWRLRGGRLQPGYPALASRHWQGLPSPVDAAFEDAQGHIWFFQGAQYWVYNGEKPVLGPAPLSELGLLGSPIQAALAWGPEKNKIYFFGGRDYWRFHLSTRRVDSPVPRRATDWRGVPSEIDAAFRDADGYAYFLRGRLYWKFDPVKVKALEGFPRLVGPDFFGCTEPANTFR